From Saccharothrix espanaensis DSM 44229, the proteins below share one genomic window:
- a CDS encoding CPBP family glutamic-type intramembrane protease: MHPGRPVAATLTTGLIWAVRRYPLAFVGYIEFENVAVGLTAWTVSFACQEVLLSWLRVRSGSAWTASLAHGGNNMMLALLVGFLLPDVDVLAVTVLITAPLAVLAAWVLATGRLRP, from the coding sequence GTGCACCCCGGCCGCCCGGTGGCGGCCACACTGACGACCGGCCTGATCTGGGCAGTGCGGCGCTACCCGCTCGCGTTCGTCGGCTACATCGAGTTCGAGAACGTCGCGGTTGGCCTGACGGCGTGGACGGTGTCGTTCGCGTGTCAGGAGGTTCTGCTGAGCTGGCTGCGGGTGCGCAGCGGCAGTGCGTGGACGGCGAGCCTCGCCCACGGGGGCAACAACATGATGCTGGCCCTGCTGGTCGGCTTCCTGCTGCCGGACGTGGACGTCCTGGCCGTCACGGTGCTCATCACGGCCCCCTTGGCGGTACTCGCCGCCTGGGTGCTGGCCACCGGGAGATTGCGGCCGTGA
- a CDS encoding ABC transporter ATP-binding protein gives MDNLSLTCLAGTWTAVLGPSGSDKSTLPHCAAGLDKITSGRALPADRDITDASDTVLTELRRRVIGRVFQSLNLIGPLTAEQNVAFPSKMARVRVSRAQVRQALTDVGLGDRAMHKPREMAGGQQQRVAIARAMISRLSALFADEPTGALDSTSAKIVLELLRRLVWEAGQSIVMVTHDPAVAASADTVVFLSDGHLVDRLDRPTTSLVAERLARWGC, from the coding sequence TTGGACAACCTGAGTCTCACCTGCCTGGCAGGCACCTGGACCGCCGTCCTGGGGCCGTCCGGCTCCGATAAGTCCACACTGCCGCACTGCGCCGCCGGACTGGACAAGATCACCAGCGGCCGGGCGCTGCCGGCAGACCGGGACATCACCGACGCGTCGGACACCGTGCTCACCGAGCTGCGGCGCCGCGTGATCGGCCGCGTGTTCCAGAGCCTCAACCTGATCGGTCCGCTCACCGCCGAACAGAACGTGGCCTTCCCGTCGAAGATGGCCAGGGTTCGCGTGTCCAGGGCGCAGGTGCGCCAGGCACTGACCGACGTCGGGCTCGGTGACCGGGCCATGCACAAACCGCGAGAAATGGCCGGTGGTCAGCAGCAGCGGGTGGCGATCGCCCGCGCGATGATCTCCCGACTCTCGGCGCTGTTCGCCGACGAGCCCACCGGTGCGCTGGACTCCACCTCGGCGAAGATCGTCCTGGAGCTGTTGCGCCGCCTGGTGTGGGAGGCCGGGCAGAGCATCGTCATGGTGACGCACGACCCGGCGGTGGCTGCCAGTGCCGACACGGTGGTCTTCCTGTCGGACGGCCACCTCGTGGACCGGCTGGACAGGCCGACCACGTCCCTGGTCGCCGAGCGCCTCGCGCGGTGGGGGTGCTGA
- a CDS encoding FtsX-like permease family protein, with amino-acid sequence MVRLSFSTFRERWESFGGAILRVAVGGALVQASLPVLVATGEPRIPPGLSRQDEDELREGLVGAATVMGIAVFLAIFLAVFIVGSTFAHTDAQRREDLALLRLTGGSRHQLRVLLLSESLLLGLAGTAVGVPLGVVATFGQT; translated from the coding sequence GTGGTGCGACTGTCCTTCAGCACGTTCCGCGAGCGCTGGGAGTCGTTCGGCGGCGCCATCCTGAGGGTGGCTGTCGGTGGGGCGCTGGTGCAGGCATCGCTGCCGGTGCTGGTCGCCACGGGTGAACCGCGGATTCCACCGGGCCTCTCCCGCCAAGACGAGGACGAGCTCCGCGAGGGATTGGTGGGTGCCGCGACGGTCATGGGCATTGCCGTCTTCCTTGCGATCTTTCTCGCCGTGTTCATCGTCGGTTCCACGTTCGCCCACACCGATGCCCAGCGCCGCGAGGATCTCGCCCTTCTACGACTGACCGGCGGTAGCCGCCACCAGCTGCGCGTGCTGCTGTTGTCCGAATCGCTGCTGCTCGGGCTGGCCGGCACGGCCGTGGGCGTGCCGCTCGGCGTGGTCGCCACGTTCGGGCAGACCTGA
- a CDS encoding TetR/AcrR family transcriptional regulator: MTSPGQRRIDEIGDESRRRILDAAEELFAERGFDRTSFVDIAKRSGISRGSIPWHFKNKNGLVMAVVERAVERIWPASRYQSVPSLTEVFSETTRLLNAGNSALVFMILVEALNDRGVVREQYKEFLGRRREGMEVLLRLRRPADADPAKAVDQERAAAVALNGALLGIHLQALVDPDSVDMPSALITLASMFDKNIADVWRS, translated from the coding sequence GTGACCTCCCCAGGGCAGCGCCGGATCGACGAGATCGGCGACGAGAGCCGGCGCCGCATTCTGGACGCCGCCGAGGAACTGTTCGCCGAACGCGGGTTCGACCGCACGTCCTTCGTGGACATCGCCAAGCGCTCGGGCATCAGCCGCGGCTCGATCCCCTGGCACTTCAAGAACAAGAACGGTCTCGTGATGGCCGTCGTCGAACGCGCGGTGGAACGGATCTGGCCCGCCTCGCGCTACCAGTCCGTCCCGTCGCTCACCGAGGTGTTCTCCGAGACCACCCGGCTGCTGAACGCCGGAAACTCCGCGCTGGTGTTCATGATCCTCGTCGAGGCCCTCAACGACCGGGGCGTCGTCCGCGAGCAGTACAAGGAATTCCTCGGACGCCGCCGCGAAGGCATGGAAGTCCTGCTGCGCCTGCGCCGACCGGCGGACGCCGACCCCGCGAAGGCCGTCGACCAAGAGCGCGCCGCCGCCGTCGCGCTCAACGGCGCGCTCCTGGGCATCCACCTCCAAGCCCTGGTCGATCCGGACTCGGTGGACATGCCCAGCGCACTGATCACCCTCGCGAGCATGTTCGACAAGAACATCGCGGACGTCTGGCGCTCCTGA
- a CDS encoding MFS transporter, translated as MEMTTGKVLTTGGHATLGVLVGLQVLDSVDGVMLVVFAPEISRSLGIDTDAMGVLGAMAVVMVALAAVPLGLLGDRHRRTTIAGLATLAWAAAAGVLGVVQNFWQAVVVRIVAGVGKANEGPIQSSLLVDAYPSARRGRVLGLHRGGQPLGIIIGPLLAAAFAVLIPEENEPWRWAFAFLAVPALLLGLSALRLPEPQRGHVTTTPRGALAQLRDIRTFVLAALALGAFGMAVTTVPIYLNVLLEEQLGQDAADRGLIMSVCALGGLAGAALSGWLSDRLFKLSPKGCLYLAAAALTLLGIGFAVQAHAPDVATYVVVGVITQGMTFAGVVPLSLVVAAVTPREIRATAFALMGVCTAAIGGLGGALLTGLAKALWGEQIAITVVAPAGSVLAGLVLVASARHVLGDIARLVR; from the coding sequence ATGGAGATGACGACTGGCAAGGTGCTCACCACCGGAGGCCACGCCACGCTCGGCGTGCTCGTCGGGCTGCAGGTGCTCGACAGCGTGGACGGTGTGATGCTCGTGGTGTTCGCGCCGGAGATCAGCAGGTCGCTCGGCATCGACACGGACGCCATGGGCGTCTTGGGCGCGATGGCCGTGGTGATGGTCGCCCTCGCCGCCGTGCCGCTCGGTCTGCTGGGAGACCGGCACCGCCGTACGACGATCGCGGGGCTCGCGACCCTGGCCTGGGCGGCGGCGGCCGGGGTGCTCGGCGTGGTCCAGAACTTCTGGCAGGCGGTGGTGGTGCGCATCGTGGCGGGCGTGGGCAAGGCCAACGAGGGGCCGATCCAGTCCTCGCTGCTGGTCGACGCCTACCCGTCCGCACGGCGTGGTCGCGTGCTCGGCCTGCACCGCGGCGGCCAACCCCTGGGAATCATCATCGGACCGTTGCTGGCGGCGGCGTTCGCGGTACTGATCCCCGAGGAGAACGAGCCGTGGCGCTGGGCGTTCGCATTCCTCGCCGTGCCCGCGCTGCTGCTCGGCCTCAGCGCGCTGCGACTGCCGGAACCGCAGCGCGGACACGTCACGACCACCCCGCGAGGCGCGCTCGCGCAGCTGCGTGACATTCGCACGTTCGTCCTGGCAGCTCTCGCGCTCGGCGCGTTCGGCATGGCCGTGACCACGGTGCCGATCTACCTCAACGTCCTGCTCGAGGAGCAACTCGGGCAGGACGCCGCGGACCGCGGCCTGATCATGTCGGTCTGCGCGCTCGGCGGACTCGCCGGCGCGGCGCTCAGCGGCTGGCTCAGCGACCGGCTGTTCAAACTCAGCCCCAAGGGATGCCTGTACCTCGCGGCGGCCGCGCTCACCCTGCTGGGCATCGGGTTCGCCGTGCAGGCGCACGCACCGGACGTCGCCACCTACGTCGTCGTCGGGGTGATCACCCAGGGCATGACCTTCGCGGGCGTCGTCCCGCTGAGCCTGGTCGTCGCCGCGGTGACGCCGCGGGAGATCCGTGCCACGGCGTTCGCGCTGATGGGTGTCTGCACGGCGGCCATCGGCGGGCTGGGCGGGGCGCTGCTCACCGGCCTGGCCAAGGCGCTTTGGGGTGAGCAGATCGCGATCACCGTGGTGGCACCAGCAGGCTCGGTGCTCGCGGGGCTGGTGCTGGTCGCGAGCGCGCGCCACGTGCTGGGCGACATCGCGCGGCTCGTACGATGA